The Apodemus sylvaticus chromosome 5, mApoSyl1.1, whole genome shotgun sequence genome has a segment encoding these proteins:
- the Nr5a1 gene encoding steroidogenic factor 1 codes for MDYSYDEDLDELCPVCGDKVSGYHYGLLTCESCKGFFKRTVQNNKHYTCTESQSCKIDKTQRKRCPFCRFQKCLTVGMRLEAVRADRMRGGRNKFGPMYKRDRALKQQKKAQIRANGFKLETGPPMGVPPPPPPPPDYMLPPSLHAPEPKALVSGPPSGPLGDFGAPSLPMAVPGPHGPLAGYLYPAFSNRTIKSEYPEPYASPPQQPGPPYSYPEPFSGGPNVPELILQLLQLEPEEDQVRARIVGCLQEPGKSRSDQPAPFSLLCRMADQTFISIVDWARRCMVFKELEVADQMTLLQNCWSELLVLDHIYRQVQYGKEDSILLVTGQEVELSTVAVQAGSLLHSLVLRAQELVLQLHALQLDRQEFVCLKFLILFSLDVKFLNNHSLVKDAQEKANAALLDYTLCHYPHCGDKFQQLLLCLVEVRALSMQAKEYLYHKHLGNEMPRNNLLIEMLQAKQT; via the exons ATGGACTATTCGTACGACGAGGACCTGGACGAGCTGTGTCCGGTGTGTGGTGACAAGGTGTCGGGCTACCACTACGGGCTGCTCACGTGCGAGAGCTGCAAG GGCTTCTTCAAGCGCACAGTCCAGAACAACAAGCATTACACGTGCACCGAGAGTCAGAGCTGCAAAATCGACAAGACGCAGCGTAAGCGCTGTCCCTTCTGCCGCTTCCAGAAGTGCCTGACGGTGGGCATGCGCCTGGAAG CTGTGCGTGCTGATCGAATGCGGGGCGGCCGGAACAAGTTTGGGCCCATGTACAAGAGAGACCGAGCCTTGAAGCAGCAGAAGAAAGCACAGATTCGGGCCAACGGCTTCAAGCTGGAGACTGGGCCACCGATGGGGGTGCCCccgccaccccctcccccaccggaCTACATGCTACCCCCTAGCCTGCATGCACCCGAGCCCAAGGCCCTGGTCTCTGGACCACCCAGTGGGCCGCTGGGTGACTTTGGAGCCCCATCTCTGCCCATGGCCGTGCCTGGTCCCCATGGGCCCCTGGCTGGCTACCTCTATCCTGCCTTCTCTAACCGCACCATCAAGTCTGAGTATCCAGAGCCCTATGCCAGCCCCCCTCAACAGCCAGGGCCACCCTACAGCTATCCAGAGCCCTTCTCGGGAGGGCCCAATGTACCAGAGCTCATATTGCAGCTGCTGCAACTAGAGCCAGAGGAGGACCAGGTGCGGGCTCGCATCGTGGGCTGTCTGCAGGAGCCAGGCAAAAGCCGTTCCGACCAGCCAGCGCCCTTCAGCCTCCTCTGCAGGATGGCGGACCAGACCTTTATCTCCATTGTCGACTGGGCACGAAGGTGCATGGTCTTTAAGGAGCTGGAG GTGGCTGACCAGATGACACTGCTGCAGAACTGCTGGAGCGAGCTGCTGGTGTTGGACCATATCTACCGCCAGGTCCAGTACGGCAAGGAAGACAGCATCCTGCTGGTTACTGGACAAGAG GTGGAGCTGAGCACGGTGGCCGTGCAGGCTGGTTCCCTGCTGCACAGCCTGGTGCTGCGGGCCCAGGAGTTAGTGCTGCAGCTGCACGCGCTGCAGCTGGACCGCCAAGAGTTCGTCTGTCTCAAGTTCCTCATCCTCTTCAGCCTCG ATGTGAAATTCCTGAACAACCACAGCCTGGTAAAGGACGCCCAGGAGAAGGCCAACGCTGCCCTGCTGGATTACACCTTGTGTCACTACCCACACTGCGGGGACAAATTCCAGCAATTGCTCTTGTGCCTGGTGGAGGTGCGGGCACTGAGCATGCAGGCCAAGGAATACCTGTACCACAAGCATCTGGGCAACGAGATGCCCCGTAACAACCTTCTCATTGAGATGCTGCAGGCCAAGCAGACTTGA